The proteins below are encoded in one region of Paraburkholderia aromaticivorans:
- a CDS encoding cytochrome ubiquinol oxidase subunit I, with protein sequence MEIFDAFHLARLQFAFTVSFHIIFPAISIGMASFLAVLEGRWLLSGDVVYKDMFLFWSRIFAVGFGMGVVSGVVMAYEFGTNWSGFSTIAGNITGPLLTYEVLTAFFLEAGFLGVMLFGWQRVSPRAHFFATLMVAVGTLMSTFWILASNSFMQTPQGFAMENGRIVPVDWMKVIFNPSFPYRLAHMTIAAFIVAGFIVAACGAWHLLHGRRDGPIKRSFSMALWILLLLTPIQIYVGDAHGLNTRQYQPAKIAAIEGLWETEKGGTALNLVGLPDMNAEVTRYTLQIPHLGSLILTHSWDGEIRGLKEFPAKDRPYSPIIFWTFRIMAGLGMLMLLAALLGLLLRVRGRLYETRWYQIFVLCMGPSGIVALLAGWVTTEVGRQPWTVYGVLRTEDSLSPISAQQAGVSLLIFVLVYFLVFGMGVYCMLKMMKRGPEEQADARQSVKHPVLRNRPLDALERE encoded by the coding sequence ATGGAAATCTTCGATGCCTTCCACCTCGCCAGGCTCCAGTTTGCGTTCACGGTTTCATTTCACATCATTTTCCCCGCGATCAGTATAGGCATGGCCAGTTTCCTCGCCGTGCTGGAGGGGCGATGGTTGCTGTCCGGCGACGTGGTCTACAAGGACATGTTTCTGTTCTGGTCGAGAATCTTCGCGGTCGGCTTCGGCATGGGCGTGGTCTCGGGCGTGGTGATGGCCTACGAGTTCGGCACCAACTGGAGTGGCTTTTCCACCATTGCCGGCAATATCACGGGGCCGCTCCTGACTTATGAAGTGTTGACGGCGTTCTTTCTCGAGGCCGGCTTCCTCGGCGTCATGTTGTTCGGCTGGCAGCGTGTGAGTCCGCGCGCGCACTTCTTCGCCACGCTGATGGTGGCGGTCGGCACGTTGATGTCCACCTTCTGGATTCTCGCGTCGAATAGCTTCATGCAAACGCCGCAGGGATTCGCCATGGAGAACGGCCGGATCGTGCCGGTCGACTGGATGAAAGTGATTTTCAACCCGTCGTTCCCGTACCGGCTCGCGCATATGACCATCGCCGCGTTCATCGTCGCGGGCTTTATCGTCGCCGCGTGCGGGGCGTGGCATCTGCTGCATGGCCGGCGCGACGGACCCATCAAGCGTAGTTTTTCGATGGCGCTGTGGATTCTGCTTTTGCTCACGCCGATCCAGATTTATGTCGGCGATGCGCACGGCCTCAACACTCGCCAATATCAGCCCGCCAAGATCGCCGCAATAGAAGGCCTGTGGGAAACCGAGAAAGGCGGCACGGCGCTCAATCTGGTCGGTCTGCCCGACATGAATGCGGAAGTGACGCGCTACACGCTGCAAATTCCGCATTTGGGCAGCCTCATTCTGACCCATAGCTGGGACGGAGAAATCCGCGGGCTCAAGGAATTTCCCGCCAAAGACCGCCCGTATTCGCCAATCATCTTCTGGACCTTCCGGATCATGGCGGGCCTCGGCATGTTGATGCTGTTGGCCGCGTTGCTAGGGCTGCTACTCAGGGTGCGAGGCCGTCTCTATGAGACTCGGTGGTATCAGATTTTCGTGCTGTGCATGGGACCGTCGGGAATCGTCGCGCTGTTGGCCGGGTGGGTGACGACGGAGGTCGGCCGCCAGCCCTGGACGGTCTATGGTGTTCTGCGCACCGAAGACTCACTCTCGCCGATCAGTGCCCAGCAAGCGGGCGTGTCGTTGCTGATCTTCGTGCTCGTGTATTTCCTGGTGTTCGGTATGGGGGTCTACTGCATGCTCAAGATGATGAAGCGCGGACCGGAGGAACAGGCCGACGCCCGCCAGTCCGTCAAGCATCCGGTGCTGCGCAATCGTCCGCTGGACGCACTGGAACGGGAGTGA
- a CDS encoding TraR/DksA family transcriptional regulator, which yields MSEQQSGLSDEFIAQQRKRLEALRRELLGGEEDTIADGRTAQEEHGDEAEEYEDAAQGMAQNEINQSLHDVNDQRVADIGRALQKIDDGTYGLSDESGQPIPKERLEVMPEAILTVAEQSRRETGK from the coding sequence ATGTCGGAGCAACAGAGTGGCTTGAGTGACGAGTTCATCGCGCAGCAGCGCAAGCGCCTGGAGGCGCTGCGTCGGGAACTGCTGGGCGGCGAGGAAGATACGATCGCAGACGGGAGAACGGCTCAGGAGGAGCACGGCGACGAGGCCGAGGAGTACGAGGACGCGGCGCAGGGAATGGCGCAGAATGAAATCAATCAGTCGCTGCACGACGTGAACGACCAGCGCGTTGCGGACATTGGGCGTGCGCTGCAGAAGATCGACGACGGCACTTACGGTCTCTCCGATGAAAGCGGCCAACCGATCCCCAAGGAGCGACTCGAAGTCATGCCTGAGGCTATCCTCACCGTTGCGGAGCAGAGCCGCCGAGAGACCGGCAAGTAG
- the cydB gene encoding cytochrome d ubiquinol oxidase subunit II, which yields MQIDLPVVWAAIIGLGVFIYVMLDGFDLGIGLLFPFFEEKGDRQVMLNTIAPVWDGNETFLVLGGAGLYGAFPVVYSTLLPANYLPLILMVVGLIFRGAAFELRAKATRTQHAWDLAFIAGSALAGLCQGIVLGSLLQGIKIVDSRFAGDPFDWLSPFSLFCGIGVLFTYATLGCGWLILKTEGELQRKMREVMRPLLAVLLGIIFVVSLWTVIGLPAVEHRWFGSGYLGWFMPVPILVLACVWGIFRSLRLQHEAMPFLLTLALCFLGYSGLLISIWPNIVPPSLTIWEASSSHSSQLFTLVGTVIVLPIILVYNAMQYRVFRGKVREGDAGYH from the coding sequence ATGCAAATCGATCTTCCGGTTGTGTGGGCTGCGATCATCGGCCTCGGCGTTTTTATCTATGTGATGCTGGACGGCTTCGATCTCGGCATCGGTCTGCTGTTTCCGTTTTTCGAGGAGAAAGGCGATCGGCAAGTGATGCTCAATACCATCGCGCCGGTTTGGGACGGCAACGAGACGTTCCTCGTGCTCGGCGGCGCGGGACTGTATGGAGCGTTCCCGGTCGTCTATTCGACGCTGCTGCCGGCGAACTATCTGCCGCTGATCTTGATGGTCGTGGGACTGATCTTCCGCGGCGCAGCCTTTGAATTGCGCGCGAAGGCCACGCGGACCCAGCACGCGTGGGATCTCGCCTTCATTGCCGGGTCGGCGCTCGCGGGGCTCTGCCAGGGCATCGTGCTGGGGTCGCTGCTGCAAGGTATCAAGATCGTCGATAGCCGTTTTGCCGGCGATCCGTTCGACTGGCTGTCGCCGTTCAGCCTGTTCTGCGGGATCGGTGTGCTCTTCACCTATGCGACGCTTGGCTGCGGCTGGCTGATCCTGAAGACGGAAGGCGAACTGCAGCGCAAGATGCGCGAGGTGATGCGGCCGTTGCTGGCTGTGCTGCTGGGGATAATCTTCGTGGTGAGTCTCTGGACCGTGATCGGATTGCCGGCGGTCGAGCATCGCTGGTTTGGGAGCGGCTATCTCGGATGGTTCATGCCAGTGCCGATTCTCGTTCTGGCCTGTGTGTGGGGCATTTTTCGATCGCTTCGTCTGCAGCATGAAGCGATGCCGTTCCTGCTCACGCTTGCGCTGTGCTTTCTCGGATACAGCGGCTTGCTCATCAGCATCTGGCCGAACATCGTGCCGCCTTCGCTGACGATCTGGGAAGCCTCGTCGAGTCATTCGAGCCAGCTGTTTACGCTGGTCGGCACGGTGATCGTGCTGCCGATCATCCTCGTCTACAACGCCATGCAGTACCGCGTGTTCCGTGGCAAGGTGCGGGAAGGGGATGCCGGTTACCACTGA